A single genomic interval of Asinibacterium sp. OR53 harbors:
- a CDS encoding SusE domain-containing protein has product MKNIFKYLFFSSLLAITVASCKKDEARNYFEGGTNPVLTSSVSNTIALDYTMRDQEAIKLSWTNPNYKFTSGIGSQDVSYLVEIDTSGANFTNPGKQTVAVSKNLSLSIAQGQFNDYLLNQLQLKPGMSHNLEIRVKSYMANNAAMLISNVLKFAVTPYAIPPKVTPPSGGVLYLVGDATPGGWNNPVPVPSQQFTQISPTFYEITVALTGGKHYLFLPKNGDWSHKYAVKDNTIAGLGDSGGDFGYDFSQDIPAPTASGTYKIQADFQRGKFIVTKQ; this is encoded by the coding sequence ATGAAAAATATTTTTAAATACCTCTTCTTCTCATCCCTGCTCGCCATTACTGTTGCGTCGTGCAAAAAGGATGAAGCCAGGAATTATTTTGAAGGAGGCACGAATCCTGTGTTGACATCATCTGTGAGCAATACCATTGCACTGGACTATACCATGCGCGACCAGGAAGCGATCAAACTTTCGTGGACCAATCCCAATTATAAATTCACTTCAGGTATCGGATCGCAGGATGTTTCTTATTTGGTAGAGATCGATACCAGCGGCGCCAACTTCACCAATCCGGGTAAGCAAACGGTTGCTGTTAGCAAGAACCTCTCTTTGTCTATCGCACAGGGGCAGTTCAACGACTACCTCTTGAACCAGTTGCAATTGAAACCCGGCATGTCGCACAATCTTGAGATCAGGGTGAAATCTTATATGGCCAATAATGCTGCCATGCTGATTTCCAACGTGCTGAAATTCGCTGTAACACCGTACGCCATTCCTCCCAAAGTAACACCACCCTCCGGTGGCGTTTTGTACCTGGTAGGTGACGCCACGCCGGGCGGATGGAATAATCCTGTGCCCGTGCCCAGCCAGCAGTTTACACAGATAAGCCCTACTTTTTATGAGATCACAGTGGCACTCACCGGTGGCAAGCATTATCTGTTCCTGCCTAAGAATGGCGACTGGAGCCACAAGTATGCTGTGAAAGACAATACCATTGCCGGTTTGGGAGATAGTGGCGGTGATTTTGGGTATGACTTCAGTCAGGATATCCCTGCTCCCACTGCAAGCGGTACCTATAAAATACAGGCCGACTTCCAGCGTGGCAAATTCATCGTAACCAAACAATAA